The following are encoded in a window of Peromyscus maniculatus bairdii isolate BWxNUB_F1_BW_parent chromosome X, HU_Pman_BW_mat_3.1, whole genome shotgun sequence genomic DNA:
- the LOC121825715 gene encoding uncharacterized protein LOC121825715, with translation MANVTKKSASGADLSAFSMNTQAVAMPVTPIKTKAAYKLYPPGILNGTGLKNNKRRKRGLQRSCARKDSEELTPPMAKKGKDSPLVEESQPLMEQPTNPIEDRPTTCEASTMTDGEEVTPPLLKKGKDSPPVEEPQPLVDQTAKPAQDRHTTCEASTMTDPEEVTTAVPKKGQDPALMDEPQPLVDQPAKPAEDRPTTSEASTMTDSEEVTPPMTKKGEDSPLMEQPQPMLDQTAMPAEDQPSTSEASSSTDAEEVTPPFEKKGNDSPLIEQRQPLVEQPAKPAEHQYSKPAEDQPSPSEASSMSLKVNSQ, from the exons ATGGCGAATGTGACCAAGAAATCTGCTTCCGGAGCGGATCTTTCTGCTTTTTCGATGAATACTCAAGCAGTGGCTATGCCTGTCACACCGATAAAGACCAAGGCGGCCTACAAACTTTATCCCCCAGGCATTCTTAATGGAACG GGCCTAAAGAACAACAAACGTAGGAAACGTGGCCTACAAAGGAGTTGCGCCAGGAAGGATTCTGAAGAATTAACTCCACCCATGGCAAAGAAAGGCAAAGATTCACCACTAGTGGAGGAGTCGCAGCCTTTGATGGAGCAACCTACAAATCCTATTGAGGATCGACCCACTACCTGTGAAGCAAGCACCATGACTGATGGTGAAGAAGTAACTCCACCCTTGCTGAAGAAAGGTAAAGATTCACCACCAGTGGAGGAGCCACAGCCTCTGGTGGACCAAACTGCAAAGCCTGCTCAAGATCGACACACTACCTGTGAAGCAAGCACCATGACTGATCCTGAAGAAGTAACTACAGCTGTGCCAAAGAAAGGCCAAGATCCTGCATTGATGGACGAGCCACAGCCTCTGGTGGACCAACCTGCAAAGCCTGCTGAGGATCGACCCACTACTTCTGAAGCAAGCACCATGACCGATTCGGAAGAAGTAACTCCACCCATGACAAAGAAAGGTGAAGATTCACCATTGATGGAGCAGCCACAGCCTATGTTGGATCAAACTGCAATGCCTGCTGAGGATCAACCCAGTACCTCTGAAGCAAGCTCCTCAACTGATGCTGAGGAAGTAACTCCACCTTTTGAGAAGAAAGGCAATGATTCACCATTGATAGAGCAGCGACAGCCTCTGGTGGAGCAACCTGCAAAGCCAGCTGAACATCAATACTCAAAGCCTGCTGAGGATCAACCCAGCCCCTCTGAGGCAAGCTCCATGAGTCTCAAGGTGAATAGCCAATAG